Genomic window (Argopecten irradians isolate NY chromosome 2, Ai_NY, whole genome shotgun sequence):
CTTAGTtttgctatcattgtatgaagtttgaacaaattctgtctCAAGTTATCCTCTAGAAACGAAAATTTGTGAACAAACTATTTTTAGTAACggtgaccttttgaccccaaatgcAATCCCAAGCAATTTCATTGATGTGTTCTTAACGTATCATCTGGAAactaaaatttgtaaaaaaaaatctattttcagtaacagtgacctttgttgTTGAACTTTTGACCTCAAATCTAATCCCGAGCAATTCCATTGATGTGTTCTCAACTTATCCGAAAACTAAAATCtgtgaaacaaattatttttagtaacagtgaacTTTTTGAACCCAAATTCAATACCGAGCTGAATTTTCTCATATTATACcgttgtgtgaagtttgataaaaatacattgatgctttctcaagttattgtccgaaaaactaaaatttgtgaaacaaatttttttagtaacagtgacatTTTTAATTGAACTTTTTGAACCCAAATTTAATTGAACCAAGGAAAAATAGTTTAACAAACTTACAAGATTTAAACAGGTATATTTTACCTTTGTCGTTATAAACAGGTATATTTTACCTTTGTCGTTATAAACAGGTAATTTTACCTTTGTCGTTATAAACAGGTAGATTTTTACCTTTGTCGTTATAAACAGGTAGATTTTACCTTTGTCGTTATAAAAACAGGTAGATTTTACCTTTGTCGTTATAAAACAGGTAGATTTTACCTTTGTCGTTATAAACAGGTAGATTTTACCTTTGTCGTTATAAACAGGTATATTTTACCTTTGTCGTTTATAAACAGGTATATTTTACCTTTGTCGTTATAAACAGGTAATTTTACCTTTGTCGTTATAAACAGGTATATTTTACCTTTGTCGTTATAAACAGGTATATTTTACCTTTGTCGTTATAAACAGGTATATTTTACCTTTGTCGTTATAAACAGGTATATTTTACCTTTGTCGTTATAAACAGGTATAGATTTTACCTTTGTCGTTATTAGATTTTTACTTTGTGTTATAAACAGGTAGATTTACCTTTGTCGTTATAAACAGGTAGTTTTAGTCGTATAAACAGGTATATTTTACCTTTGTCGTTATAAACAGGTAGATTTTACCTTTGTCGTTATAAACAGGTATATTTTACCTTTGTCGTTAAACAGGTAGATTTTACCTTTGTCGTTATATATTTACTTTGCGTTTTTACAGAATTTTCCTTGTCGTTATAAACAGGTAGATTTTACCTTTGTCGTTATAAACAGTTAGATTTTTTACCTTTGCGTTAAAACAGTAATTCCTTCGTTATAAACAGGTAGATTTTACCTTTGTCGTTATAAACAGGTATATTTTACCTTTGTCGTTATAAACAGGTATATTTTACCTTTGTCGTTATAAACAGGTAGATTTTACCTTTGTCGTTATAAACAGGTAGATTTTACCTTTGTCGTTATATAAACAGGTAGATTTTACCTTTGTCGTTATAAACAGGTATATTTTACCTTTGTCGTTATAAACAGGTATATTTTACCTTTGTCGTTATAAACAGGTAGATTTTTACCTTTGTCGTTATAAACAGGTAGATTTTACCTTTGTCGATATAAACAGGTATATTTTACCTTCGTCGTTATAAACAGGTCATCCCTGTTGACCTTGTTTGTACTAAGGTATTCCTGGAGGACTTCGCCTATCTCGGCCTCGTTCTGGTAGTTAAAGGCCGTATCAAACAGGCGGTACCCAGAATCCAACGCGGTCCTCACGGCAGCCTTCACTTCCTCTGGCTTACTCTTAGACATAAAGAAGTGCATTTTATCAATGGTTGTACGTAGAGCAAGTGGATTGTGATATGGACTTAAAATGTAAATCTAGGTCGAGTTAGAGTGTTTGCTATTGCCCAAACTAAAAATGTAAATCTAGGTCGATTTACAGTGATTGATATGGACAACACTTAAAATGTAAATCTAGGTCAAGTTACAGTAGTTGATATGGGTGATTGATATGGACGAAACTTAAAATGTAAATCTAGGCCGAGTTACAGTAGTTGATATAGACGAAACTTAAAATGTAAATCTAGGTCGATTTACAGTGATTGATATGGACAACACTTAAAATGTAAATCTAGGTCAAGTTACAGTAGTTGATATGGACGAaacttaaaatgtaaatttagaTCGAGTTATAGTGATTGATATGGACGAAACTTAAAATGTAAATCTAGATCATGTTACAGTAGTTGATATGGACGAAACTTAAAATGTAAATCTAGATCGAGTCATAGTGATTGATATGGACGAaacttaaatgtaaatataggtCGAGTTACAGTTACTGACATGGACGGCACTTAAATTGTAAATTTAGGTCGAGTTAAAGTGATTGATATTGACAATACTTAAATTGTAAATATAGGCCAAGTTACAGTGATTGATATTGACAAtacttaaaatgtaaaaatctaGGTCAAGTTACAGTTACTGACATGGACGCActtacattgtaaatctaggtcgAGTTATAGTAGTGGATATTGACaagatttaaaatgtaaatctaGGTCTAGTTTCAGTAGTTGATATGGAccacataaaaatataaatctaGGTCGACTTACAGTGACTGATATGAACCACACTTAAAATGTAAATCTAAGTCAAGTTACAGACAAACATTATGATCataaaaacaaagaataaaaacattaacgtagatatgtagttatggtagtacattttgatgaattgtaaaatattttgcaacATCTAAGAAATTTATTATGTGGAGGATCGGATTCcaaataaacataaacatcaaACTTATCATTATCTATATTACTATCTCTATGGTAGTGTCAATATTAGGAGGACAAATGGACGATGTTTTCATTTTAGACATTGGTATACAGTTTTATAAGTCTTGAAGGcttgtatacatttgtatcgtGTACAGGGATCAAATCCCCCCGCAACACACACTCCCTTATTAAGTATCTAACTAGCGGTAAAACAATATAACTTATCACAGATGATATACTTCATACCCCTAGATAATACATGGCCACAGTCTTTATCTATAACCTTAAAGCTgatgaacatttttttctggCCCTGGCTAAGATTAAGACATTATCACACTCTGGCTAGGACATGTAGGCATGCATTTTAATGAGCATGCAATATTAATTCAAGCAATTAtatttatctaaattataaGAGATCATAATCGTGAGGGCGACAACAGGGTAATATAATCATGATGGTGTAACTATGGAAACATTATTGTGAGGGCGTCACTATGGTAACATTACCCTGAGAGCGTCACTAGGGTAACATCATAGTGAGGGTGTTACTATAGTAACATAATTGTGAGGGCGTCACTATGGTAACATAATCGTGAGAGCGTCACTAGGGTAACATAATAGTGAGGATGTCACTAGGGTAACATAATATGAGGGTGTCACTAGGGTAAACATAATTGTGAGGGCGTCACTATGGTATCATAACCGTGAGGGCGTCACTAGGGTAACATAATTATGAGGGTGTCACTAGGGTAACATAATTATGAGGGTGTCACTATGGTAACATAATTTGAGGGCGTCACTAGGGTAACATAATCATATAGTGAGGGTGTCACTAGGGTAACATAATTGTGAGGATGTCACTAGGGTAACATAATAGAGAGGGTGTCACTAGGGTAACATAATATTGAGGGTGTCATTAGGGTAACATAATTGTGAGGGCGTCACTTTGGTAACATAACCGCGAGGGCGTCAATATGGTCTCATATTCGAGGGGGATGTGTATCAATTTTGGAGCAAATGGTCGTCACAACTGTCAAATAGAGCAAAGATTAGTACAAGTATTCCGATAAAGTTAGTGTCATATACGGGATTATAACGTATGCAATGTAGCATAGGAATAGTCGTTGGGAATATCAATCGTCGACCTACCTGCCAGGTGCCCAGACCAAACAAAGGCATCTTGATTCCATTGTTCAGTGTTATTTTCAGTGTAGAAATGGACATGTTGTCTTCATGCACCACACGATTAGGCTTCTGATCAATGTACCGTATACCTTGGACAGTTCACTGTTGGCATGTGGGGCactacatatttatttgttatcgGTATACTTCGGCCACTGTGGTGTGGATCTATTATCAAGGTTAAGATAAGGAATGTTAACTGACATGtgcattatatatttatattgaaagGTATTTCTACGTTGCTTGTTTATGTCGAAACCTATACAATAGAAATCCACATGAAAATTCGTTAAGGCCAAGTTCATTTCTGATGAAACTCGTGTGGAATTCTGATCAATTTGagttaacattttaaaactgaaaatactacaaattgtatattatatattgttagTTAAATTTGAagaggagaaaaacttaagtagAAATTGCTTATCTGAATTTGTACTGTagtctctctctccctctctctctccctccctctctctttctctctacatatattattgtattaacTTATCATCAAGCCTACCAGCTCAATGACTTCTATAAGATTAATTCACACAGATAGGCAGTATTATTGTATGGAATTATAATATAAGATGCAATGTTGGTTTGTCTATGGTCAAGTATGGCCAAATTCAACAATCCCAGTATCCGGCAATATCGTACCTAGTAACTGAAGTTATGAAGTTAAAAATGATAAGTATATAATAGAGAAATAAGAACAAAAACAACGCCACAAAATTCAATTGATGCATAAACGAATTTATTCGCAATTTGTATAGATTAGTTATCATTTATGTGGCATATATGAACGTGTATTTGACTAGGAGTTACAGTATATGATGAGTTTAAGACATGtgttcaatgtaaattaacTAAAACCGTTTTGTATCACAGTACAAGTATACTATCACAGTCTTACTTTGTATACTATCACAGTCTTACTTTGTATACTATCACAGTCGTTAACAGTGTATTGTTATCAGTTTTAAAGTGTCATGATTTCCAACAGTATCTTCTGCCAGCTGGATGCAGTGCCATCCGCTAGACAGAAATGGTTTGTGAACTTCGCTCTGGTTATCACAGTTAACGAGGTTGTAGTATCTATATCTTGTCGTATGCAACTTTTCCCTTCCCTCTCGTTACAGTGAACATTACGCCATCCTGAAACAAACAAGATATAACACCCATAAAATGTAGGTATTGGCTATCGGTATACGTTtgctcatcctcgatactccaggggttacgatcacttacgatatctaCACCCCTAGACTGACTCCTAGTAacattgaaggcagctcagaggaaaacACCTGAACCAATTACGGGCCAGccaaaatttcctttgaagacaacagagagagagagagagcgacgcccaacttcaaagtcacacagccagtcacattatactgttaTTCTGGTCTTCAAACGCCTAAATTACttttgttctgttttgttgcctccaatttactatgagatagttcaggggtgtagagatcgtaagtgatcggaacccctagaTTATTGAGGATGACATTTGCTGTGGTCTGGCCCATTCCGATGCATCCGAGTTACTGTCCTTCGTTTCATTCCACCACTAACTAACTTTGATAGATCAGAACATCCCAGCTAGGTTTAGACATGTAGAAAGTAAACGCGTGTATTGTTATCATTTTCTTATGACTTCCGTGTGCACTTATGTGATAAATCCATTtcataaatatgatttattacATACGcgaaacataaaaaatgaatttgcaTTGTGATTAAGATTTGATACTCATTCAAAGACATATCAAAAAAAATTAAGATGTGATTCACATTCAAAGACACAGCGAAAACTGTAAGATGTGATTCACATTCAAAGACACAGCGAAAACTGTAAGATGTGATTCACATTCAAAGACACAACGCAAACTGTAAGATGTGATTCACATTCAAAGACACAGCCGAAAATGTAAGATGTGATTCACATTCAAAGACACACCAAAAAATGTAAGATGTGATTCGCATTCAAAGACACAGCGAAAACTGTAAAATGTGATTCACATTCAAAGACACAGCCGAAAATGTAAGATGTGATTCACATTCAAAGACACACCAAAAAATGTAAGATGTGATTCGCATTCAAAGACACAGCGAAAACTGTAAGATGTGATTCACATTCAGACACAGCCGAAAATGTAAGATGTGATTCACATTCAAAGACACAGCCAAAAATGTAAGATGTGATTCACATTCAAAGACACAGCCAAAAATTTAAGATGTGATTCACATTCAAAGACACAGCCAAAAATGTAAGATGTGATACACATTCAAAGACACAGCCAAAAATGTAAGATGTGATTCACATTCAAAGACACAGCCAAAAATgtacaagagctgttggagaacagcaaagctcgcctattcagaagaagttgttgttcaagtatttactatttaaacatggaaatatgacaaattaacagactcaaaaaaaacctaaagggccccaaattggttgtattatcacgttcagcatccatacacactaggaaaataaaatcataaacatttatgatgacttatgcttaaacaattgacaaaatagaaacttgctcaaaaactttaacatggaaatatgacaaattaacagactcaaaaaatccctaaagggccccaaattggttgtattatcacgttcagcatccatacacattaggaaaataaaatcataaacatttatgatgacttaagcttaaacaattgacgaaacaaacagaaacttgctcaaaaactttaacgtgaaatgggacgccaacgctgacgccgacgccgacgccggggttacaacattagctccccctattcttcgaatggGCGAGCTAAAAATGTGATACTCATTCAAAGACACagcaaaaaatgcaaaatgtgATACTCATTCAAAGACACAGCAAAAAAAGCAAAATGTGGTACTCATTCAAAGACACAGCAAAAAAAGCAAAATGTGGTACTCATTCAAAGACACagcaaaaaatgcaaaatgtgGTACTCATTCAAAGACATAGCCAAAAATGTAAGATGCCTGATAAACACAGAATGTTTTCATTGtatatttagatgaaaacatatatGCAGAGATcaattaacaatttattttaactATTAATAccaataacactgtaaaaatatgaaatgaaattgtagaccacaagtTTTCTCCGTGGTTTGATCACATGTTATAACTTCATTGCATTgcatataaatatgataatttggCGTACtaccaaattttattttgaggtGGTATTTATacctgtaaaattaaaacctatgcattatAAGTATTggaattctcaaaatgttggtaactgtTAATGATGTATAACATTAAAAGTATGGAAAGTATCACACGtttaagtttaattttaatttcatgtttaatACCATTTCATTGTAACCTACCCTTACTAGTGTTGGAATCGCTGTCCATAAAGCATAGTTAGGAATTCTGTGTTTCCCTGTCTCCTTCCTcacaaaactttgaaataacACACCTGATACAGCGTACACTAGTACAACTCCGGCAAATCTGGGGAAAACAGACAAAATCAAGTCAGTCGTCATCACTGAATCGTGTGTTAAAGGGGAATGTCATTCAGTGAATCGGATATCAGGAAAATTTATGTAGTGTTTTATAATAGAGATTCCAATAGGGAAACATGAGTTAAGAAATGTTTTTGTATGAACGAATTAACAAGAATGGGTCATAGgattgaaaaaaacccaccaaaatAACATAGttctattgttatttttctttatcatGCGCTGGGGATGCGCATGGGGTAAAATAGTATTGCGTATACATTTTAGTCACAAGTTATCGTGGAGAATCAATATCATTTGGCTCAAAGCGGATTCTTTGATATttctttatatgtacatgtatgtcaatttCAACACTTGCGCTATCTGGAATATACCTTTCTCCCACACTTGTCAGGGTTATCCCGCGCTTTTACAGGGGTAGGGAAAAGAAAGCTCACAAGcgctagacagtgacgtcatcaatacaatTTCCACCATATCTCGTTAAAGTaagggagaaaaagaatcaagcATGGGCCTGttaggtggacagggatatctcaaccctcgtgaaagatttttaCCATTAAccatcaaccctcggcaagcctcggattgaccagccaaaatctttcactcgggatgagatatccctgtccacctgacatgcccatgtaagattatattgttacatataACACGTGCCCGGATACCTACCCTATCCTGTCGATACCTACCCTATACACAGTAATGTTCCTGTCGATATGTGTGTTCCCGGATACCTACCCTATCCTGTCGATACCTACCCTATACACAGTAATGTTCCTGTCGATATGTGTGTTCCCTTGGCGCTAGGAGGACAggcatattttgtttttaattcaaagtgctgaaagaaaatatgtaacagcaaatatttataaacataaacGAAAATGATTCAATCGGCATATTTTGTAGTTTGTACAATCAGCCCGCGAAAGATACAACAAAAGCCACAGCTAAAATCTAATCACACCATAACAACTATCCAAGTGAAAAATTATCTTGCTATCACCACAAACAAGAGAGTACATTGTAGTTTGTACAAAACTCATAACTCCATTACCTACAATGTCATGCTCACTTATGGGGTATTTTAACAATGTCATACGTCAAATTATTGAAGTTTCAATCTACGCCAGATTCATTTCTTTatgcattattctcaatatcttttgggtttacgaagtcatagacaaaacacggaaggacattcttcattTAAGCGAAGACAAACGTTCtgtatgtatgacgtcataatactcgCTGTACAATcctttcggtctatggaaaaataatctcaaagatctaaccaatataaatgagtgtaacatatggaattgaattataaaaaagtCGTACTATTCTAAACTTCGATTTATAGAACATTGTCACAGCTACCTACAAATGTTTATAACGTGAGACTGTAATAGACCTACGTATTCTTTTTGGCCGTCCTCCATGTCTAGTCCGTACGCTGTAGCTGTTCCTTCATCATCTGGTGCACAGATTATATTTACTGCTGTCGTCCTGTTGAACACAAAAAATGCTTATCAACAACGGGAAACTTGCACAATGGATGTCTTGTGTTTTAGAAACATCCAATCCTCACACGATGGGGGAGGATATGGGGGAGGGGAGAAAGCACTCCCGTGGAAGGATTGACAAGAGAAAGAGTCCGAGTCTCAACACTAGCTGTCTTTCATGGAAATTGTTCTCCATCATATTTAAAATCATCTCGAAGAAATTCTAACGATACAGAATTTATGATAATTGCCTGCAGGGTACTTGTAAGATGGAATGTACTTTCGTTTGTGGCATGaagtttcaaattatttcattgGCAGAAATAATGATACATAGACTACTGTACCTGCTTCCATGGCAACCAGGACAACAAATAATTTGAGAGTGAACATAAGTAGAGGACATGTTGACTTACGCATTGCCGTCCGTGTACTGTAGCGTAAGCAATCCCTTGTCATCATACAGAAAGGTAGCGGAATCCTGTGTGCCTATACCCAGATATTGGGTGATCATTCCGGACGGGACGACTTTACACGCCTGGCACCgagaaataaattttaaagtcaTCGTGTGCGAAATATTGTATTCAGTAAATCTACAATGATAATGGCATTAGTATTATCTAGCGGTTGTCCATTCtcaagagaaaaaaatgtcaaagtaAGTTTGGCGTAAAATTATACCATCAGTGATAGGTCTGATAAAGTCATTACCAACAAAATTGACCCCTAATTGAATGTTTCAGATCCTCTATGAAACGAATTGAGAATATGGATCTGTAAGGACAGTAAGTTTATTGAAAGAATCATATCGcagcatattttttttattatgtaccAATTAAATTGATTCAACGAGGAAAATATTGTCTAATAACGATTTACATTGACTCTTGGTGAATAAATGGAAAGATTACATTAAGTATGTATGTTCACGTTCTTGACTTCAATTATACGTTGAATTCTAGTATATGACGAAATCAATGTCATTACACGTCCTAACATACCGCTTCATTGACGCACGTGCCTTCCGTAAACTGTTGGCACGGGTTCCACGAGTATACGTCTGTCTTTCCCTTGGAGTCGGGAATGTCCTGGAATCTGGAATCAACGTCAAAGCAGGTATCAGATTTAATAACTAATATCATCAACAACAAAAGAGTAAATCAAATGGTAGATGAAGGAACTTGACATAAACAGAAAAGAATATTCAGAATACTTTGACATCGACCTACTTCTTATTGTGGCTTTCACACCTATTATGTCCCTAGATCTTCTTGCTCACACGACACAAGCCATCAGAATCATTTAGACTATACTGTCCTTTTCTCCAATATTGTTAGAGTTTAAGCGATAGGAAACTTCTGGTAGGCCTTGATCTATACCTCAACCGTTTCGAGTGGAATTCACACGTCGTATAATGAGTCAAAAGTTCGCTACTTGCCAAGACATTAGACATTAGATATTAGGGTACGCTATTGAGATAATGAAGGCAACTGTCAGATGTTTCTAAACGTCGACCATCTGATATTGTTGAATCATCTCGTTCTCAAATGATTCTTCCAATACGTGTGTTGTGGACAAACGACAAAGATTGCATCTGGCTGAAGATGTTTCCTTATTATCCGACTACATATGTCTGTTTGACCCTGTCTGTTGTTGTCCTAAACAAATGTCAGACCCGTGCTAGCTTAGAGTATTCGTTGACACTCAAACTCACACGGGTCAGACCCATGATGGCATCCTCATACGGCTACTATCAGTGATCACCTTGATCTGAAGTTATAGTTATTTAGAATGTATTTGACAATGAATGATGTTCCTTTTTAGTAGAGATCTCGAGAGGTACGTACCTAGGGGTAGTGTCTGTGTTCCCCAGGGGTGTCAAGTCTATCACCAGCCCGGTATCATCCTGACAGGAGCAGCTCGACAACTTGGTACATGTTTGTGCTGTAACagatgagataaacagacagACCGTTGTCATTAAGAGAATCATGTTTGTCTCCTCGCTAATAACATATCCGACATTGATCACCCGTCATGTGACAGTCGCGGGTCGGCCGGCTGATACAGATACAGGTTATCGTAAGTCGGCAGCTTAGTAATCAGCTTTCTTCATAATagataacttttaaaatgtCTCATCATATCACATGTGCAGATAATACATCCATATAACTGTTTCCTTATTCATTTCGTAAATCGTTTTTATGCGTGATGAAGATCAATCTTATAAACAATGCCAGTAATTGGGATTTGCAAATGGGATAACTCAATCGGTTTAAGACATgattttagatgttttatattttaacaaCTATGAGATGGAATATGGAAGATATCagcattta
Coding sequences:
- the LOC138316857 gene encoding uncharacterized protein — its product is MILLMTTVCLFISSVTAQTCTKLSSCSCQDDTGLVIDLTPLGNTDTTPRFQDIPDSKGKTDVYSWNPCQQFTEGTCVNEAACKVVPSGMITQYLGIGTQDSATFLYDDKGLLTLQYTDGNATTAVNIICAPDDEGTATAYGLDMEDGQKEYHFELKTKYACPPSAKGTHISTGTLLCIGFAGVVLVYAVSGVLFQSFVRKETGKHRIPNYALWTAIPTLVRDGVMFTVTRGKGKVAYDKI